attatataaaattagattttaaaaactatagagaattatataaattatattttgaaatcttacctaataacctaaattttaaattataatagtttttttaatataatatcagagTCTTATTGTTCAAAGGGTTTTactatccattttttatttaataaaaattaaatataaaatgtaaaTTTATATAAGTTTCAGGCAGGTATggtgatttaaattaaaaatacatgctTATTGACTTGGTGGAGAAATATTATTCACTGGCAATTATCAATATCATCATCCCAAAATTCCTCCAATGACTTGTAAGGACCATAATCTTTAGAAATAAAGACTTCTCCTGAGTATCCCCTTCGCTGTGGAATAATGTTAATCTTTTCTGTATCTTCTGTGCTCAATTCCCAGTCAAAGATTTGTAGGTTGAGTTTCATCCTCTCCTTGTTGAAACTCTTAACAATTACACTCGCTCCTTGCTCGTGTATCCATCTTAGAGCAATCTGCTTATATATCCATGTTAACTATGAATCAATTTTGTATGTATATTTGTGATTATATTAATCACAAATATGTCAAGTATTGatatatttgttatataatTCAGTGGTTAGTAAATAATACAAAGCTAGCTTCAGCGAAggggagaaaaaggaaagaaatattcACCTGGGAAACACTCTTTTCTTTTGCAGCAGCAATTTCTTTAAGAATTGGACTCTCCATCACTGCAAGAGAACCCCAGGAAGCTCCATTGGCTCCCAAAGGAGACCATGCACTCACGTGAATTCCTTTCTCTTTGCATAATTCTACCAATTTTTTCTGTTGCCATACCGCATTCATTTCCACCTGTAACAATCTTCAATTCCATCATTAATCTTTAATTATGTCATGAGTATGGATCGAAGACAATATAAATTGAAGGATAatagttttatcattttacatcATTAGTCCAAGATTATCAAGCATTTGAAAAGGTATAGTCCCGGTCATAAAACCGGAGCATGAAATATCGTCAAGCTGTCTTTTCCGAGAGTATTCATGCTTACATGCACACCATCAGCAACAATATCATATATGGGAGTTTGAATAAATGGAGATTAATGGCGACATGGGATTTAAAGTGGAGAAAGGCTTTACATGTTTATGAATCTTAGCAGTTTGAAGCTCTGCATTATCGTCCGCTAATCTACTGCAGGATAGAAATGATAGAAAGATATGGAATATATGTCTAGATGGTAACTTTGCAATCAAGAGTTCTTCTTATTGATCGacataattgaattcaatgatgtttgttttttccaaaaaagGGTGTGGATATCTACAGCTCCactgaaaatacaaaattttatttggttaatatATAGTTCAAGGCAGAATCTATACTGGAAATCTCTCAAGTCAAAGGGGTCTGCTACCAATAGAGTTTTTGGTACGTCTTTTATGGACACTTGATATGAAAAACAACATAGCATCTACTGATTCATTGCTCATTTGCATGGAGATTATGGACTCAGCTTATGACATGGTGGAGCGTCTCTTGGCGCGTTCCTAACTCACTGGATAATTACTATTTGAATGGTCTCAtatggtttttgaaaaatttcagaAGAAGGCATGGCAGCTCCTATCTTTTGGaattgttttggattatttgaCTAGATAGAAATCGACATAGTTTTCAATGAGGTTCAACCTAATGTAGAAAGATGCTTTTCCATaactttattttgtcttttttctttgttataggTTAGCCAGAAGCGTTCTACTTTTACATGTTATGATTTAGAGATAAATTCAGCTTGTATGGTCTAATAATATTAAGTAGTCAAGGtaatcaagggaaaaaaaaactgtattttattttcctttgtaTTATTCCTTCTATAATAACTTTTACTATTAATTGTTTAATCATTTACAACTACTTCTCAATAAAACAATccatgattaagaaaaaaaaaaacctgattaaCGGCAGGAGAGATGGTTGCATGTTCAAGAAGCtgagatatttttttggaaCTAAAGTTGCTTACACCGATGGACTTGCACAAACCCAATCTTGAACACTCTTCCATGGCTTCCCATGTTCCTTTTATGTCAAAGGGCAGCAAATCCTCTTCCGAAAAATTTAGGCCCTCAACTTCTTGCTTTACCCTAGCTGGCATATGAATCAGATAAAGATCCACATATTCTAATCGCAACCTCCtaacaaaatcataattaaaaacaaataaataaaagaaaaaatcacaataaatatTATAGGACTTGCATATAATCAGGGCTTGATGTTATAGTTACTGGAGTGACTTCTTGAGTGCTGGAAGAACAAGATCACGGTGAGCATCCGGGCACCACAGCTTGGAAGTAATGGACAGATCTTCACGACTGCTTAGAAGGCCTCGGTCTAATGCTTCTGCCACGGCTTGCCCAAGGGACTCTTCAGAGCCATAAAGAGCAGCGCTATCAAAGTGGCGATAACCACTTTCTATGGCGTTAATGAAGACGGGGACGAGAGTTTCTGGTGGTGGAAGAGGGACTGCTACAGTTCCCATCCCTATCAATGGCATCTTATGACCAGAACTTAGTAATACTTCTGGGATTtctgttttcttcattttgctAGATTAATAGAAATTGGGTTCATATACAAGTTTCCAAATTTTAGAGCAGAATTCTGGATATCTGTAGTGCTAGGTCGAGGCATGTGGGACCATATCTACTCTTGATTATCTGTGGTGGATATGCAAATACAAGCATAGTAGTCTTAATTTGTACTCTATATGTAGGGACTCGTCATTTCTTTGTGTATGGTGATCAGGAGCCCGTCCATTTGTGTGGTTACATGTTCTTAGCGTTTTGAACCTCGTGAAAGACTACAAATGACAACCTGGGTTTGATCAGTCAAATGATTCGTATGTCGTAAgttcaatataatatttatttaggtATTTTATAGCACTTATGAATTGTTTGTAGCCAAAATAAGTTATATCTTTAATGGCAAATAAATTAGGGGGAGACTTTTAGCTAATTGACATTTTTCTCAAGTAAGAGatatatcctaaaaaaaaaattaaaaaatatatatatataataatgtttaCGATTTAAAGCAAGGAGTAAGTATTCTTTCTTGAACAGTCTTACAAATAGAGAACATTTACGAATTCCAGTCACAGGTAATTAATGCTC
The genomic region above belongs to Populus alba chromosome 12, ASM523922v2, whole genome shotgun sequence and contains:
- the LOC118044331 gene encoding methylecgonone reductase isoform X2 — translated: MKKTEIPEVLLSSGHKMPLIGMGTVAVPLPPPETLVPVFINAIESGYRHFDSAALYGSEESLGQAVAEALDRGLLSSREDLSITSKLWCPDAHRDLVLPALKKSLQRLRLEYVDLYLIHMPARVKQEVEGLNFSEEDLLPFDIKGTWEAMEECSRLGLCKSIGVEMNAVWQQKKLVELCKEKGIHVSAWSPLGANGASWGSLAVMESPILKEIAAAKEKSVSQIALRWIHEQGASVIVKSFNKERMKLNLQIFDWELSTEDTEKINIIPQRRGYSGEVFISKDYGPYKSLEEFWDDDIDNCQ
- the LOC118044331 gene encoding methylecgonone reductase isoform X1, encoding MKKTEIPEVLLSSGHKMPLIGMGTVAVPLPPPETLVPVFINAIESGYRHFDSAALYGSEESLGQAVAEALDRGLLSSREDLSITSKLWCPDAHRDLVLPALKKSLQRLRLEYVDLYLIHMPARVKQEVEGLNFSEEDLLPFDIKGTWEAMEECSRLGLCKSIGVSNFSSKKISQLLEHATISPAVNQVEMNAVWQQKKLVELCKEKGIHVSAWSPLGANGASWGSLAVMESPILKEIAAAKEKSVSQIALRWIHEQGASVIVKSFNKERMKLNLQIFDWELSTEDTEKINIIPQRRGYSGEVFISKDYGPYKSLEEFWDDDIDNCQ